CTACCTGTTAAACCCCTACACTGTGATGTCTTGTGTGGCAAAGTCCACCTGCGCCATCAACAACTCTGTCATTGCATTCTTCATTTTAGCTACAATAAAAGGTAactcagtgaagaaaaaagggtTCTTTAGGACTTTTTAGAAAGATAGaaatgtagcaaaaaaaaaaatccaggaggaGCTTTGCAGATAGGATTGCTACGAAGATCTCAGTGAAACATGGCACAAACAGGACTGAAACAAGGTGAAAGTTCTACATGAATTTGTGACTTCGAAAAGACTTTCTAGTCAAGTGAAGATTTACTTTCACCTCAGTGTACCTGAGAGTTTATGCTAAAAACTGACTCGTTTTCCTGGTTGGCTTCAAATAGTTTTCTGTTCAGGAAGAAACATGTCTGTGTGTTGCAGAACAGAAGAGCTCAGTTGCTCTTCTTTTGTATGTGAATATGCACTTAAATGTCAtacacaatttattttcagagcttATCCTTGAACTTTTATTCAAAAGCAGGCATTTGCCTGCAGCTGCTATTTGGCTTTCACTCGCAGTTGTAAACATGGTTTGAAATGAACTAATTAAGCTTTGGGGAGGCAGAAGCAGCAACCAAAGACCCAAAACAGCCCAGTGGAGTAGATTACATCAGAATCActgtttcattcattttctgcataatgccagctttctgtttcttttgacTCCCCAGTGCTAAAGTCTTTTAGCCTATGTGATTTGTAATAGTCACCTAAGTTTTAAGGAGTTCTCTGCTGGATCTGAGGAAAGGTCAGTCTGGTCTTTTGTCTCCAGCAggcactgcaaaaaaaaacccaaaacaaaacaaaaataaacaaaaaaaaaacaaaaacaaaaaaccaaaacaaaacctctgaTATAGATGGTTTTTATCTAAAGAAAGTTTTCCTATCATTATTGGCTAATTGAGTCAGGagatgttttaatttaaaagcatttgcaaTTGCAAACAAGTGGGGTCCATTTAgttaaactgatttttaactGTTCACTGATACCCTGAGACCAAAACTGTCTCGTGGTTTGTCCCTGACTAGGAGTGTGGCATTCTGGAGTTGAAGTGGGCAAAGAGAATATCAGGTTGTGACTGTGATTTCTGGGAATCACTGATTTAGATGGGTGCAGAACTGAACACTGGATAAAATACAGGATAGGGAGGTTTCTGTCAGGAGAGTGTAGTTCAAGAGAGGAGTGGCTCATCATCAGGTAAccctgtgttttccctttcaaaggaggaagcagagaggaGCTCTCTGAGTGTTTGCTGTCAGCAGAGTCACAGTGGTTCAGTGCCCTGGGTCAGGGCTCTTGCTGTCTGAGCTCTGTTTTTACAGAGGACTTTCATTGAGTCTGTAGCTATAACCAGGCAACTGCGCTGGGTGCttgcattttttattgtttaacCTGAGATCTTTTGGACATTATTTCTCTTAATTGGCCAAGAATATCTCTGTTATTAGTTGAGAAATGTGAGTGCTCAACACTGAGACACTTCAAATAAAGCTGCCTAATAAAGACATATATACTTACAGAATCACTTGGAAAAGTTGTGACAATCCTTTCTATGCCTCAGTTTTGGTATCAGTAAAGCAGAGCTAATGCTACTCCACTCCTTCAGTGCAGAATTTGCTTGCTCTCTTGCACACAGCTTTGCTGAGGCTGCAACACATTCTGGTGATGAGGTTATCCAGCAAGCCCAGTATGGCAGTTCTTACATGCAGATATGACTTAAGTGAATGCATTCCCATGCTTTAACAGCAGCCAGCATGGGCTTTATATAGACTGAATTATATGAATCTCTTTCTGTGTGTGAATGACAGGAGATATAAACCAGCCAGTGGTTTGTTCTAATGGAATGAGTCATTCTCCATTCAAAATGTCATTAACAAGAGGACACCCTGCAGGATACATTCTGCTAAAAACTCCTTTAAGGGGTGTCCTGATACTTGTGAATCCCCTGTAGAGGCTCATGAGTTTCTTCCCATTTGGACTTGCTGTCTGTATGGCTGTTTATACTAAAAGTTCcttataaacttttttttctttgcaggtAGTGCCTTCCTCAGTGCTGTGTTCCTGGCCTTAGCAACATACCAGTCACTCTACCCTCTAACACTGtttgctccagcactgctttaCCTTCTACAGGTAGGTGATTTCTAACTCTTGGTACCTGTTGCTGTCTTGTAGCTGTGCAGGGACAGTCCTGGGGAGGGGAGTCAGACAAGTGCAGAGTTTCAGCAAAAGTGACTCTCCTCAAGCCATGGCAAGTTTGAACCCTGAATGTGAATGCCTGTGTTtggagagaaggaagcaggGAGTCTACAGAGCTGGGTGCTGTTTAGCTTGCCCAAAATAAGTGCTGTTCATTGTGTTGTGTGGGCAGCAATGAAGGGCTCAGACCCAGAGAAGTTCAAAAatactggtttggggttttaaggCAAAAGGCGTGTTCTGGCAAGAGGCTGGTtgttctttctccctctccatgAATCCCACCAGGGCTGCCCTTGctaattttattctgctttggcagcagggtgaggctgTGATGCCAGCAGAGGCTCAGCTCGCTTCACAGATCACTTTGTGATAGTGTTCAGTATTTGAAATTCTTACAATTCTGAATGCTGCTGCTGTACATTTCACCagtctttttttgttgcttctAATGGTGATGCTTATACCTTATCTTTACTTAACTAGCCTGTTCTCAAATCTCTGAGTTTCCAGACAGAATGGGAGTCAGttctcattaattttcttgCTCTGACATGAATGTCTCttactttttttcagaaattttattattattagtctTTACAGGAGAAGAACTGTGTAGTCAGTattgttttttcagtttgatGAATTTCAGGAGAATTTGTATCTTTAATATTTTAGCCTCATTTGTTCTCTTTAGCTTTAGTCAAAGTGAATTGGGAGTGAAGTGCAAGCATTGTACTTGGAATTCACAAACAATAATACAACACAAACACAATAAGTGCTTTGATATGTGATTGCCTAATTTGCAGCTTTTAAAGACAGTCATGCCAGTGTGTGTCCTTTTATCTAAATTTGTAAATGaactttcctgctttctttgtACAGAATTAAATcgcttttctcctgctcttttcaATCTGTCCTGCCAAAATTTCTGGTAATGCTGCTTACATTGTCCCAGCAAGTGGGATGAAACCTGCTACAACTGAGAAAacccagagccacagcagccagggcaggttCTCTGCACATCTCCTGTCACTGCAAATCCCAGGGCCAAATGGAAAAGCCACATCACtgacctggagctgcagagtgcTGAGCAATTCCCAAAGGTGTTGGCCCCTATGTGTATTTGTCTGTACACAGGCAGTCAGGGGACCTTTGGGACTGAGATGTCCCTGTCATGTGACGAGGACATGTGGCAGTGGCAGGACATTGTCTGAGGATGCCAGCTTGCAGAGGGCTCCTCTGTGCTTAGGAGCTCGGTGGGTGTCCTCTTGCCctgatttcagcagagcaggagtgcCAGGTGCCGCAGGGTGGGGGTTCTGGAGCAGGGCTTTCGGTCACCCCCTTTTTCTTCAAGAACATACTGAACAAGAGCTCATTGGAAGAATTCTAAGAGCCAGCCTGGGTAATTCACTGACTGAAGAGACAGACATAACTAAAGCACAATCAAACGAATTCTTTGCCTCTGTGCTCACACATAAGGTTTTGGGATGGCTGTCAGAAACAGACATACATTTcccaggagaggaagaaaaaatatcaaagaagGTACCATTCAGCCAGAACAGCTGATCAAGTGGGGTCATGCAGGAGAATACAGCGACCAGTGCAGTATTGCAAACATCTGAGGTACCAGATGTGAGGAGGGGTGTAAATCTTacacctgtgtgtgtgctccCACGGGGGACTCACTGCAAGCAGAAATGACCAGCTTTGCTCCTGTATTTTCAATCACAGCTCTGGGAGTGCATGCAATGTGTGTGACTTAATTGGCCAGAGTGAAGAACAACAAGCAAATTGTGCTTGAAAGCTGCTCCTTCAGATGCCATAGTGCCAATGTTTAATGCTTTCTTTCATCAATTTGAAATGATGTTCTGAACACTCACACTTTTTTGTGGCTCTCCCCCTGCTGAGGtacttctgtttctctttcagCGCCAGTTCATACCTatcaaactgaaaagcaaaagtttCTGGCTCTACACCATGCAGTATGCATCCCTGTACCTGTGCAGCCTGGTGGTGATTATCTGCCTCtccttcttcctgctcaacTCCTGGGATTTTATCCCATCTGTTTATGGGTTTATGTAAGTATAAGGATTCTTACTGATGGTTTTCTGTCCAGCCCCACCCTGCCCACACAGACTGTTTCTTGCCCATCACACACAGGCATGTGCTTGACCCAGGAAGTGTGTGCTCTGTGATTTACTGGCAATgcaataaaagaaagaatatgTGGAGGAAAGCAGCCATTAGCCAGCTCCAATTTctgttaaataaataataggaaaaattaaagacaGGAGCTGTTTTCCACTGAGTGATTGGAAATGGATTGGGTTGTTGAGCTACCATGGCTGTGAGATATTCCTCCCTGGAGAAATGTCTACTTGAGAATGGTTTAAATCCTGCTGTGACATCAGGAAAGATTCCTCAGCAGGATTTCAACCTACTCTCCATGTTTTCATCCATTTGGTTTCTCTTTCATGGATTTCCAATTTAGGACCTACATCCAGTATCACATAATGATTAATTAATGCAAcagaagcagggcagggaataACAACCATTCAAAAATTTACTACgactttcttttcaaatttcagcCTTTCTGTTCCAGACCTGACACCCAATATTGGCCTTTTCTGGTACTTCTTTGCAGAGATGTTTGAACACTTCAGTCTTTTCTTTGTATGTGTGTTTCAAATCAATGTGTTCTTCTACACCATTCCCTTGGCAATAAAGTTAAAGTAAGTATGAATGTCTTTCTCTACCACTATTTTTTTACTCTTAAGTTATCCAGTGAACGCTTCCAAGTCTGAAGTTGGATGTCTTGACCTACAAGcctgaaaaaagatttttaacaGGGCTTATCCTCCTCATTTCCCATAGTTTCAGCTCTTCAGTTTCAGTTCCTCTTAAACAGAGTGACTTGGGCTCTGCAGTGGAACTCTGTGTTGCAAGCATcaacagaggcagcagaaatggAGGCTGTACAAGTGCCAGCATAAGGCATTGTAGTCAGAAAGCAAGAACTGGCTGGAACTTCCAGCTCTTCATTgtaagaaaaaatgtgaaacttGGGGAATTTTCTATCTGACTTCGTTGACTTCTTTCTGATAAAAACACCCATTAACACACCTGGATTCTCAGTGAGCTTGTCCTTTGGCTTGCACTTGATAGATCAGGTGGACCAGAGGGATAACTGTGGGCTCTGGGCTTCTCCAAATTACCATCAGAGGGCAGGTGCTAATTGCTTCTGGTGAataaggcagagctgggaagcacAGTGCAGGTGTAAATGTGCACTGAGGTTGCTGGGTGAGGTCTGTGGCAGATGTGCCTctcctgaccctgctgctctgcagggcagctccatcCACCCCACCCAGCATTTGGAGCCTAGTCTGAAGAgaacagggctgcaggagcctcttTGAGCCTGTCCTGCAGCGCATCTGTGCCCTTGCTGATATTCATTTGCAGTTTCCAGAGGCCCTCCTGCATCCTCTTagcctttgttttcctttccagggaACACCCTGTGTTCTTCCTGTTTGTCCAGCTTGCCATCATTTCTATCTTCAAGTCCTATCCCACCGTGGGAGATGTTGCACTGTACATGGCCTTCCTTCCAGTCTGGAGCCACCTTTACAGATGTAAGTTCTTTGTGCTTGATTATTATTTATCTGGAATGTAAAAGGACCTGCCAAATAATTAAATGGTCACCACTAAACCAAACCAGACCCAAGTTCACAGGCTCTCATAGCCTCCATGGGGTATCTAGAAGGAGGCTggattttggaggttttttcctctggtgATACAGTCCCTAACATGTCTTTAGGACTTGGGTTGAAATTGGTCAAGGAGGGAATTTTCACTTGTGCCTTATCTTCCCCTTCTCTCCAACTTGTtctgaaaattatcttttttataAGAACCTTTTGCAGTCCTGCATCCTCCAGTTGCTTCACTCCCATTTAAGGCTGTGTAATTTGAACAGTGCTCCTGCATTTGGCGAGTCCCCCAGCCTTAAAGCGCTGAATCTTGCagttgtgctttgttttgtatCTGCTTGATTGCTTAGAGTGAAAGTAACTGAGTTACTCCAAGCAGTTGTCCAGATTTTCTTAAATGCTTCAAAAAGACCCTCTTTAGAGCTCCTGAAATCACAGAGAGTTTCCTGTGGATTCTCAGGCTCAGGCTATAGAACCTGCTTCCATGGGGAGATTTGGAAGTGTTGTGTTTTCCTGGCATTTCTTGCTTAAACCAACTGCTCTGACCAACCATGCCAGGCTGTCCAGGCCTTTCACTGCAGCCTTCTCCAAGCCAGGCCAAGTGTGTTCATGGACAGCTCACCTGCCTGTTGTAGGAGGCATAATCAGACCTGGAGACCATCTGCTCTGTGGGTTTCAGACTCAGGAGAGCTGAACTCAGCAGCTGTGATGAAACAGGGCAGGAATCCCCAGACTGGCCCTGAGCACATCACAGCTGTAGCAGGTGATGAACTTCTTGAAGTGCTTGCTCAGCATAGTTCAGTTCCATATTCCACACatgcagggagagggacagtCATCTGTCACAGGCTCCCACCCTGCAGTGTGTGAACAGGCCTTCTGaacaagaaatttaaaataggTGGGAAAAGGTTTGAATGCAACAGTGCTCCCAAAACATCATCTGCCCTCAACTGCAGGGTGGTGGGCATGGGCTGAGCTGCAgtcaggcacagcagcacaagtgTCAGGATGGATTTCAGCACTGCTACCAAAGGACAGGCATAAGCACTTCACAGACAactaaacctctcctggcctGGTAGTTCCCAGCTCTTTTAGACAAAGTTGTGCTTGGTTTTTGTTCACCTGACACATACTCAGGCAGACTGCTGGATTCTTGCACCTCCCCTTGTCATGTGTCTGTCAGTGCATTTGGCCTGTATGAGTTTCTTCCTTTTATGGTGCTTTCATTTCCTTGCCACCTCCCAGGAAACTATCTTGTCCTATAACCCAGagatgcattttttcctttgtcattAGCTTGATGAGGCAAGGGATTaaactgctctgctttccaaatTGGGTGCTGCTGGCATGCCCCTTTGCAGGCTGCTGGTTACTGTAGTATAGATACCAAAAAGCCAAAGTCATCCAAGAAAGAGTGTTTGGAAGCAGGATCTAGAAGGAAAGAGCTACAAATGGGGATTTCACACTGCAACAAAGgcagaagtatttattttgaaggGAAGTATAGTGGATTTCTTATAACCACTATCCAAGAAGTTACTAAAGCAACCTGTGGAAGGTTATTGGAGGAAAATCTTGGCAAGTCCTTCTCACCCCTTGCACCCCCCAAATACCATTGCTGGTTGTGTGACCATGACTGCTCAGTAATACATCATTTTAACAGCTGGTTTTCTTTTACAGTCCTCCGGAACATCTTCATCCTGTCATGTGTGCtcattttctgctccttcctgttCCCTGTTCTGTGGCATCTATGGATTTATGCAGGAAGTGCCAACTCCAATTTTTATTATGCCATCACGTTGACTTTCAACATAGGGCAGGTCAGTAGAGTGAGGCAAACGAAGCTGCACTGTGGgcaggctgctggagggggtggcctgtcagcagcagtgaaTCCTGCAGGATGGGGCTAGCTAGCTCTCTGCATCCTGTGTGGTCCTGCATAGCAGCTTCCTGGCTCTCCTCCTGGATTCTGTCTGTTCCTCAACCCCTGGCACACTAATGGGAAAGAGTTCTTGTGGTGTGAGCTGTGGCTCAACAACCAACCCGGCCAGCTGCAGggtctgtgctctgctgctgatggCCAAGGAGAAGCATCCCAGTATGGCAGGAGCGAGCACAAGTGAATGGAGAGGGAGAGCTAAGAGGAGAAATGGCAAAACCTCAGGGCAGTAGCAGTGGGGCCAGGAAACAGACAAATGAGACCTGCCCATGCTCAAGGACATGGCACCAGTATTTCTGAGACGTGGCAGCACATGCAGGGTCCCAGTGATGCCAGGACTtgccctccctgcctttcctgagGCCTTTCTGGGTACATGACTTCCACTGGCGTTAGGAAAGCAGAACTTAGCACCCTTGAAGGGTGGAACTCAATGTACGCAGGTGCTACAACCTTTTGTaagtcctttcttttctctgtgctgctcgTCATGTACCTGAGCCCTGGGGCAGTTTGGCGTGTGGGTGAGCAGAACGTTCATTTCATGTTAAAGCTGCCTTTAGTTTGAATGTGCCTCAGCCATTTATGCTTGTCTGCTTCTCCTAAAGCCAGGGGAATGCTTTGGCCAGGGGCAAAAAATCACCTACTCTTACCCTTGATTAATGGAGAAAACACTTATTTGGTAAAACCAAAAAGACTGCACAGATTGAAAGGGAGAATAGAGATTCTGCTAAGAGGGGCTGATAGAAAACTGGAAATGGTTCATTACAGGTGCTATGTAATGAAAGGAATAGTAAAACTTTAACTAGAAATAGCAGGTTTTGATATTCTAAGAGGGTTTTATTTCCTACCTGAGAAAGTCATAGCAGGTCCTGCAAGGTCTTGTGCTCTGTGTAAATACAGACAGCAAGTCTCTTGTCTGATTTCCTTGTGGGAAAATCTATCCCTCATCCCCACCTcagctctttcttttcccatttagATATCTGCAGAGAAGCTTAGGTAAAGGTAAAACCAGCTGCACTGACAGAGCCTGTCAGCAGTGCAGCAAAGCGAGCAGATCATGGCTTTCTGGGCTGACCTCTCCCTGGGTCTGTTCTCCTTCACACTTTCTCCCCTGACCTCAGCAGTCTGCAGCCCTGTTTctctttcccctgctctgcacctgctcctccatcccctcctctcCTACCATtgagcctctgcagcagctgctgtgtttttctgtgctgtattGCACAGTAACCCAGGCAGGCTCTGACTGTCCCTCCCTCTGTGCCTTTTGTCACCTGAAGTACACAGCAGTGCTTAGTGCCAAAGGGATGCTTTAAGTGGCATCTGCACTAGGACATGAGGACAATAACTACCAGCTCAGGCTGGCACTGAAAAGGTTTTCCACTCTAGTTACCTGCTCCTGTTTCCAGATGGAGGAAGGCATCGGTCCTGTGGGAAAGTAACACTGCAAGAGGCTGTGACAAATGGCACTACTGAGCCAGCAGgtccctgccacagcccagtCTGCCCCAGCAGCGGCAGCTTCCCAAGGCTGCAGCTTTAGAGAATCCACTGTCACCCATTCCTGCCATCTCAAGGCCCCCAGGTGTGGGAGCAGTCCCACCATGTGCCTCAGTGCAGCCAGACGTGTCCTGGCTCAGGGCAGAGTGGCAggaaaggccctgggggtgctgctcaacagcagctgaacatgaatCTGGTGTGCCCAGGGGGGCAAGGGGCCAATGACACCTGCCTGTACCAGCcatggggtggcagcaggaccagggcagtgctgtcacctgtactgggcactggtgaggcacCTCAAGTgttgtgtccagttctgggcatCTCTGTTCAGGAAGGACATTACAGGGCTGGAACAGCCAGAGAAGGGAACTGAGCCCCAGGCACGGCTGGGGCGtctgagcctggagaaaaggaggctcaggaggaaCCTTCTCCCTCTGCACCTCCAACAAGAGGGTGCAGCTGGGGGGATCagactctgctcccagggaacagggacaggatgagaggaaacagcctcaaactgtgccagggaaggttcaggttggacattaggaggaatttcttcacagaaaatatgGTCAGGCATAGGAgggggctccccagggaggtggtggagtcccacccctggaggtgtccagggaaTGCCTGGATGTGGcgctcagtgctctgggctgggtgacacagTGGGGgatcagtcaaaggttggacttggtgatctcagaggtctttttcaGCTAAAATGACCCTGTGATTCTGGGACAACACTTGGATAGAAGGAGTCCTGTGGGTGCAGCTGAGATGCCTGTGCAGCTGTGGTACAGCTGGACCTGCCATTGTCATGCACTTCGGCCAGTTTATGGAGCTACTGTATTTGAGTCTCCCTTGGCTTAACATGGCAAGGGGATGGCCAAGGTGTTCCCAAGGTCGCAGTGACTTCTCCAGCAGCATGTGaacagcccaggagctgcttaACCCCCAACAGGGTCTGTCACCAACACGTGTCCCTCTTTATTCcttgctctggagcagcactgaTGTGTGTGAACCTCTCACTCCACAGATCCTGCTCATCTCCGATTATTTCTATGCCTTCCTCCGGCGGGAGTACTACCTCACCCACGGGCTGCACCTGACAAGGCAGGACGGGACAGAGGCCATGCTGGTTCTGAAATAAGGACTGGACCACCATTTCCTGGGACATGGGCCACTCCGAGGAACATGGAAAGCTTGGACTACATGGGGTGGGTGGGGAAGGTTCCCTGAAGGAGGTCTGACTTTGGGAATGATACCTACTGAAAGGAAGGGCTGAGGTTCTGGGAATAACCACtgagctgcaggctcagcacagactgtcagagctgcagtgcctcccccctcagctgtgcttttcACTTCGACCTCAGCCATCAGCTCTGGGCAGTCCAGCAAGAGCAGGAGTGTCTGAGCTaaacccagggctgcagctcagacCATGAACTGTTTTCCACCACTGCTTCTTGGAGATGTTTGCTTCTCCGGGAATCTTCCCCTTCACTGCTTTGACCAGTAGCGCTCCTGCTTGGCATGAGGCAGGCTCTGGGTAGCTGGTGCCCCAAGCCTGGCTGCAGGTTCCATTTCTTGGTGATTCTGCTGTTGAGGGATCTGGAAGAATCCCATGTGCTCAGTCACAGTGGGTGCTGTGAAAGGGTTGGGTGACCAAGGACAATGACCTTGGAGCTGCTGCCGCACCTGGTAACCTCAGCACTCAAACACAAGTAGGAACCAgaactgggatgggatcaggaGCAAGGTGGGTACCAGGTAACTGCTCTATCCCATTGGAGCAACATAGCcatgccaggagctgcacagaggcACTGCAGGTCTCAGAGGGAATACTACTGAGGAGATGgactcccactgctcccagctgggtgacaaagcctggcagtgctgggctcacactgtgctgctgtgatcacttggggcagcagctgggaccaGGGGATGTCACAATCTCCCTGTAAGGCCCCAGACCAAATCCAGGAGGAGTCTCAGCCACTGCTGTTATGGAGTTGTTCCACAGCTGCTTATCACTGCTGGATGTGCACTTGTCTGTTTCACCCTGTGCCAGTCAGTGCTGGGCTCCAGGCTGTGCACGGGGGCTCCCTTCAATCAGCTTCCCTGGTCCCCCCACTCCTCTCTGTACTCAGAcctgctcaccctgcagctgctgctgctgccccctgaatgtgacactgtggggtgaagccaccagctgtgctggctgtgggtgGCACTGAGATGCAGTGACCAGAGTGTGACAGCGTCTCCGGCATCGCCGCTGCTCCCGCGGGGCCGCCGGAGGTTGGGACTGTGACATGGAGACCAAACCGCACCGGGTACCGAGCAGCTGATGGATGGGTGTGCCCAGGCAGGTTGTGAAGAGACCTTTCTTTCCGGACAATTCAAACTTTTGCCTTACAGTTGCACTTCTGTCAGCGCTTTGCGGGTGGAgccgcgcccggcccggggcggccccggccggaGCCTCGGGCCGGCGGGGGCGCGGCCGGGAGCGAAATAAATAAACTGTGCGAGTTTTGGATATCTCGTGTGCTCTGCCTGTGCGGCTGCAGGCTGAGGGCGGGGTGGGAGGGGATCTGAAAGCAACCACGGCTTGGGGGGGAAACAAGTGACAAAAATTGGAGCAGGTCCAtggggcaggctgggagagcccgGCTGTAGGGCGGCTGAGCcggctgcaggcagtgccctgtccgtgcagagctgcctttgggCCACTCCCGGCCCCCTGCGCTGGCTCCGTCTGGGTGTCCTGAAGGAGC
The genomic region above belongs to Camarhynchus parvulus chromosome 20, STF_HiC, whole genome shotgun sequence and contains:
- the PIGU gene encoding phosphatidylinositol glycan anchor biosynthesis class U protein isoform X2, whose amino-acid sequence is MAAPLVLVVLAAVTVRAALYRSSLAAFIAERVEVASPLNAWKRVVEGLALLDLGVSPYSGAIFHETPLIIYLFHFLIEYAELVFMITDVLTAVALYLAIQDFNKVVFKKQKLLIELDKYAPDVAELIQTPMEMHYIPLKVALFYLLNPYTVMSCVAKSTCAINNSVIAFFILATIKGSAFLSAVFLALATYQSLYPLTLFAPALLYLLQRQFIPIKLKSKSFWLYTMQYASLYLCSLVVIICLSFFLLNSWDFIPSVYGFILSVPDLTPNIGLFWYFFAEMFEHFSLFFVCVFQINVFFYTIPLAIKLKEHPVFFLFVQLAIISIFKSYPTVGDVALYMAFLPVWSHLYRYPAHLRLFLCLPPAGVLPHPRAAPDKAGRDRGHAGSEIRTGPPFPGTWATPRNMESLDYMGWVGKVP
- the PIGU gene encoding phosphatidylinositol glycan anchor biosynthesis class U protein isoform X1 produces the protein MAAPLVLVVLAAVTVRAALYRSSLAAFIAERVEVASPLNAWKRVVEGLALLDLGVSPYSGAIFHETPLIIYLFHFLIEYAELVFMITDVLTAVALYLAIQDFNKVVFKKQKLLIELDKYAPDVAELIQTPMEMHYIPLKVALFYLLNPYTVMSCVAKSTCAINNSVIAFFILATIKGSAFLSAVFLALATYQSLYPLTLFAPALLYLLQRQFIPIKLKSKSFWLYTMQYASLYLCSLVVIICLSFFLLNSWDFIPSVYGFILSVPDLTPNIGLFWYFFAEMFEHFSLFFVCVFQINVFFYTIPLAIKLKEHPVFFLFVQLAIISIFKSYPTVGDVALYMAFLPVWSHLYRFLRNIFILSCVLIFCSFLFPVLWHLWIYAGSANSNFYYAITLTFNIGQILLISDYFYAFLRREYYLTHGLHLTRQDGTEAMLVLK
- the PIGU gene encoding phosphatidylinositol glycan anchor biosynthesis class U protein isoform X3, translating into MITDVLTAVALYLAIQDFNKVVFKKQKLLIELDKYAPDVAELIQTPMEMHYIPLKVALFYLLNPYTVMSCVAKSTCAINNSVIAFFILATIKGSAFLSAVFLALATYQSLYPLTLFAPALLYLLQRQFIPIKLKSKSFWLYTMQYASLYLCSLVVIICLSFFLLNSWDFIPSVYGFILSVPDLTPNIGLFWYFFAEMFEHFSLFFVCVFQINVFFYTIPLAIKLKEHPVFFLFVQLAIISIFKSYPTVGDVALYMAFLPVWSHLYRFLRNIFILSCVLIFCSFLFPVLWHLWIYAGSANSNFYYAITLTFNIGQILLISDYFYAFLRREYYLTHGLHLTRQDGTEAMLVLK